The following proteins are encoded in a genomic region of Streptomyces sp. NBC_01723:
- a CDS encoding phosphoadenosine phosphosulfate reductase codes for MKVISYGGGVQSTALLVLAARKEIDFRTFLFANVGDDSEHPATLAYVREIAIPYAARAGIEVNELKRRRRDGTTETLMQRLNRPDTRSIPIPVRMANGAPGRRNCTADFKIKVIGRWLREHGATAEHPAAVGIGISLDEIHRANRRRREPHEIIEYPLLDLGLRRTDCERLITEAGLPVPPKSSCFFCPFRTVDAWRHQRRHEPELFALSVELEETINERRAALGRDAVYLTRYGRPLAQAIPEEGLASCDADDGDGSCDSGWCMT; via the coding sequence ATGAAGGTCATCTCCTACGGCGGTGGCGTCCAGAGCACGGCCCTGCTCGTACTGGCCGCTCGCAAAGAGATCGACTTCCGCACCTTCCTCTTCGCCAACGTCGGCGACGACAGCGAGCATCCTGCGACGCTGGCCTACGTTCGCGAGATCGCCATCCCGTACGCCGCCCGCGCCGGGATTGAGGTAAATGAGCTCAAGCGCCGCCGTCGGGACGGAACCACCGAAACGCTGATGCAGCGGCTGAACCGGCCAGACACGCGGTCGATCCCCATCCCGGTCCGCATGGCCAACGGCGCTCCGGGCCGACGCAACTGCACGGCGGACTTCAAGATCAAGGTGATTGGACGGTGGCTTCGAGAGCACGGAGCCACCGCAGAGCATCCGGCTGCGGTGGGTATCGGTATATCCCTCGACGAGATCCACCGCGCCAATCGGCGTCGGCGAGAGCCTCACGAGATCATCGAGTATCCGCTTCTCGATCTCGGACTCCGCAGGACCGACTGTGAGCGCCTCATCACGGAGGCGGGCCTGCCAGTGCCGCCGAAAAGCTCCTGCTTCTTCTGCCCCTTCCGCACTGTCGACGCTTGGCGGCACCAGCGCAGGCACGAACCCGAGCTGTTCGCCCTCTCGGTGGAGCTGGAAGAGACGATCAACGAACGCCGGGCTGCACTCGGACGCGATGCCGTTTACCTCACGCGGTACGGCCGCCCGCTTGCGCAGGCAATCCCTGAAGAGGGCTTGGCGAGCTGTGACGCCGACGACGGGGACGGTTCGTGCGACTCCGGCTGGTGCATGACCTGA